A region from the Benincasa hispida cultivar B227 chromosome 8, ASM972705v1, whole genome shotgun sequence genome encodes:
- the LOC120082843 gene encoding protein SMAX1-LIKE 6: MPTPVSAARQCLTEEAARALDDAVSVARRRCHAQTTSLHAVSALLSLPSSALRDACSRARSCAYLPRLQFRALDLSVGVSLDRLPSSKPTDEPPVSNSLMAAIKRSQANQRRHPESFHLHQIHNQQQTPSILKVELKYFILSILDDPIVSRVFGEAGFRSCDVKLAIMHPPLTHHPSRFSRSARCPPIFLCNLTDSDLGHRNFPFPFSGGYGNGDDDSNSRRIAEILVRKTGRNPLLIGVYAADALQSFTDCVQRYKSEILPVEISGLRVICIEKEISEFVSGNGSKEKMRLKFEEVFGMIQKCSGPSMVVNYGDLSVFLTEVEEKEEEEDNGMSFVVSQLTDLLKLYNGKVWLIGAIGTYKMHEKFLAKFPAIEKDWDLHLLPITSKPMVDMFGAKSSLMGSFVPFGGFFPSQSNFPSQLSNPNQLFTRCHQCTEKYEQEVAAIWKPGSSTIFGCHSESSLHMPVTELDAKCKEFDVHKTRDDGSALSDKITGLQKKWNDICRLHQRQMFPKLDISHTRHGVSFESTRFALDHERSGEEPSSVTAERFVIGNPCLSRDLQNNLNTKQARQTSEISDSHTDNFQSNIVIGPSPGDDESLCIFSKSVVPKGHLHSDNPLPSSLISVTTDLGLGTLYASASENKRKVADLESKKVHIQHLTGSNPTEYSRPSNNSPGQSPGFSDQNAGRGLDMREFKSLWNALNEKVSWQGKATSSIVETILRCRTGGGRRRSSNSRGDIWLTFLGPDMMGKRKISLALAELMFGSRENLISVDFGSQDRDRRSNSLFDCQGLNGYDERFRGQTVVDYVAGELRKKPSSVVLLENVDKADVRAKSCLSQAITTGKFPDSHGRQFTINNTIFVTTLMNKTVKKISNLDGDEQTEFSEERILAARNYQMQILVQGFASDVSKCNDTNVRIMCAPRGSSNLSLLKRRKLDDESTELKKASSSSMSLLDLNLPLEEVEDGSNDGDCDSDSVSEGSEAWLDEFLEEVDEKVMFKPYDFDEAAEKLVKEINLQFRRVFGSEVILEIDYKIIVQIIAANWVSEKKRAMEEWLELVLHRSFVEAEHKYQMGTGSVMKLVCKEDCVVEGQAAGILLPAKIKLI; the protein is encoded by the exons ATGCCGACGCCGGTGAGCGCTGCGAGGCAATGCTTAACGGAGGAGGCGGCGAGAGCTTTAGACGATGCCGTTTCCGTCGCCCGCCGCCGCTGCCACGCTCAAACTACTTCTCTTCACGCTGTCTCTGCTTTACTCTCTTTACCTTCCTCTGCCCTTCGTGACGCCTGTTCACGCGCCCGCAGCTGTGCGTACCTTCCACGTCTCCAGTTCCGAGCACTCGACTTGTCCGTCGGCGTATCTCTCGACCGCCTCCCTTCCTCAAAACCCACTGACGAACCACCGGTTTCCAATTCCCTTATGGCTGCCATTAAACGATCTCAAGCTAATCAACGGCGGCACCCAGAAAGCTTCCATCTCCATCAGATTCATAATCAGCAACAAACCCCTTCGATTTTGAAAGTTGAACTCAAGTATTTCATCTTATCGATTCTTGATGATCCGATTGTGAGTAGGGTTTTTGGGGAAGCTGGGTTTCGAAGCTGCGATGTTAAATTAGCGATAATGCATCCTCCTCTTACTCATCATCCCTCTCGATTCTCTCGTTCTGCTCGTTGCCCTCCCATTTTCCTCTGTAATCTCACCGATTCCGATCTGGGTCACCGGAATTTTCCCTTCCCCTTTTCTGGTGGGTATGGAAACGGCGACGACGATTCCAATTCCAGACGAATCGCTGAAATTCTAGTGAGAAAAACAGGGAGAAATCCATTGTTAATCGGTGTCTATGCTGCTGATGCTCTCCAAAGCTTCACTGATTGTGTTCAGAGATACAAATCAGAGATTCTTCCAGTGGAAATTTCTGGGTTGAGAGTAATTTGTATAGAGAAGGAGATTTCTGAGTTTGTGAGTGGAAATGGGAgtaaagagaaaatgagattgaAGTTTGAGGAAGTTTTTGGGATGATTCAGAAATGTTCAGGGCCTAGTATGGTTGTGAATTATGGAGATTTGAGTGTTTTTCTCACTgaagtagaagaaaaagaagaagaagaagataatggaATGAGTTTTGTGGTATCTCAACTGACTGATTTATTGAAGCTTTACAATGGAAAAGTATGGCTGATTGGAGCTATTGGAACTTACAAAATGCATGAGAAATTTCTAGCTAAGTTTCCAGCCATTGAAAAGGACTgggatcttcatcttcttcccatAACTTCCAAGCCTATGGTTGATATGTTTGGAGCTAAATCTAG CTTGATGGGATCTTTTGTTCCATTTGGTGGATTTTTTCCTTCACAATCTAATTTCCCAAGTCAGTTAAGCAACCCGAATCAATTGTTTACTCGCTGTCATCAATGCACCGAAAAATACGAGCAAGAAGTTGCTGCAATATGGAAGCCAGGATCTAGTACCATCTTTGGTTGTCACTCCGAAAGTTCCTTGCATATGCCTGTGACTGAACTTGATGCAAAATGCAAGGAATTTGATGTGCATAAG ACCAGAGACGATGGAAGTGCATTGAGTGATAAGATAACTGGCCTACAAAAGAAGTGGAACGATATCTGCCGTCTTCATCAAAGGCAAATGTTCCCTAAACTCGACATTTCCCATACCAGGCATGGGGTGTCGTTTGAGTCAACTCGATTTGCTTTAGATCATGAAAGAAGTGGTGAAGAACCATCATCTGTAACTGCAGAAAGATTTGTAATTGGCAATCCTTGCTTATCTAGAGACTTGCAAAACAATTTAAACACAAAGCAGGCCAGGCAGACATCGGAGATTTCCGATTCTCATACCGATAATTTCCAATCGAATATTGTAATTGGACCCTCTCCGGGTGACGACGAGAGTCTCTGTATTTTCTCGAAATCGGTTGTTCCAAAAGGGCATCTTCACTCTGATAACCCATTACCCTCATCCTTAATCTCTGTTACCACTGATTTGGGACTGGGGACATTGTATGCATCTGCCAGTGAGAACAAGAGAAAAGTTGCAGACTTAGAAAGCAAAAAAGTTCACATTCAACACTTAACAGGCTCGAATCCAACCGAATATAGTAGACCAAGCAACAATAGTCCGGGCCAATCCCCCGGTTTCTCTGATCAGAATGCTGGACGGGGGCTTGATATGAGAGAATTCAAGTCACTCTGGAATGCACTGAATGAAAAGGTTAGCTGGCAAGGTAAAGCCACAAGTTCTATTGTCGAAACCATTCTTCGATGTCGAACTGGTGGTGGAAGGCGCCGTAGCTCGAATTCGAGGGGAGATATTTGGCTAACTTTCCTTGGACCAGACATGATGGGAAAGCGGAAAATTTCCTTGGCACTTGCTGAGTTGATGTTTGGAAGCAGAGAGAACCTAATCTCAGTTGACTTTGGCTCACAGGACAGAGATCGACGATCAAACTCACTCTTCGACTGCCAAGGTTTAAATGGTTACGACGAGAGGTTCCGGGGACAAACTGTTGTTGACTATGTTGCTGGGGAGTTGAGGAAGAAACCATCCTCGGTTGTCTTATTAGAGAATGTAGACAAGGCCGACGTTCGGGCTAAGAGTTGTTTGTCCCAGGCAATTACGACTGGCAAGTTTCCAGATTCACATGGTAGACAATTTACCATCAATAATACAATCTTCGTGACAACATTAATGAACAAAACGGTCAAGAAAATTTCGAATCTAGATGGTGATGAACAGACTGAATTTTCCGAGGAGAGAATACTTGCAGCCAGAAATTATCAAATGCAAATACTAGTACAAGGTTTTGCCAGTGATGTCAGTAAATGCAATGACACGAATGTGAGGATTATGTGTGCCCCCCGAGGAAGCTCAAACCTCTCGCTATTGAAAAGGAGGAAACTGGACGACGAATCCACTGAGCTGAAGaaggcatcatcatcatcaatgTCGTTACTAGACTTGAATCTCCCATTAGAAGAGGTTGAAGATGGATCCAACGATGGTGATTGCGATAGCGACTCTGTATCAGAAGGCTCGGAAGCATGGCTAGACGAATTCCTTGAAGAAGTAGATGAAAAGGTCATGTTCAAACCATATGATTTTGATGAAGCAGCAGAAAAACTAGTGAAAGAAATAAACCTGCAGTTCAGAAGGGTGTTCGGAAGCGAGGTCATACTCGAGATTGACTACAAAATCATAGTCCAAATCATTGCAGCAAACTGGGTATCAGAGAAGAAAAGAGCCATGGAAGAATGGTTGGAGTTGGTTCTTCATAGAAGCTTTGTAGAAGCAGAACACAAGTACCAAATGGGGACTGGTTCTGTGATGAAACTTGTGTGTAAAGAAGATTGTGTAGTGGAAGGACAAGCAGCTGGGATTCTTCTTCCTgctaaaatcaaattgatttga